In Mixophyes fleayi isolate aMixFle1 chromosome 3, aMixFle1.hap1, whole genome shotgun sequence, the genomic stretch aGATTTATGTTACATAAGGGAAACATTATACAAAGAAGACTATAGCAGAGGTGGGTAGAAAAAGAAACTTTTCATACCAGGAAATACTTTACATACCAAAGTGGCATATGCTGTAGAGAGCTGAAGACATTATAAATACACAACTACGACAGTTACAATTCTACAGATATAAAACCAATTATTTGAAACAAGATATTCCAAGTTGGGGAACATTACTGGATTCATTTTATGCTACGACATGTAAAGTGATGGAGTGAATACAACTGGACCAGAGCCCACAATGTTATAGCTGCATGAGGGTCAGGTGCTGAGGTTAAAAACTTTATTAACCAGAGGACTATTGTCCAGAAATAAATACTGTGTGACACCACCAACAGCTGGGGTGCTTTCAATGCATTAATTATGTCTCATTCGGAAGACAGTCCCAGTGAGAAGCAGGTAGTACAGGTTTGGGTGATAATGGAATGAGTAATGGACATTCAGTTTGATATGACAAATTCATGCAGAACAGGGAAAATAAAAGCATGGTGATAGTGATCAGATTATGATGATACAATGGGATATACATAAAAGATGGAGGTTTTATGGGAAAGATTGGCGTTGTACTGTGCTGCTACATTAGAAGGGAGACAGGCATAATGCCATCAAAAAATTCAGAATCTGACAAAAGTTGCATCAATCTGGTGGACAGAGGGCAATGCCAGCATAATTTTGCGCCTGTATTGGTTGTCTTTCTGCAGTGGGTTCCTTTCCAGATACACGGTCTGCAAATTCTTGGCAGCGCTAAGTTCTTCCAAGTCAGCCCAGTTCTCCACCAAATTGTCATTCATCTGTGATAAAGGAATAAAAATGGAGGTGTAATATATTTTCTAATTGAACTAGTCCCAAAACAAGCAGCATGCTAAAAATACAAAAGACCGATTAAATGCTGGAGCTAAAACTGAGCATGCGGAAGTCCAAAATGCACAAAGCTTTTGTAAATGAATGCTACAGATGTGCCATTAGCCAACTCTGCTAATCTCACTGTAATTTACCTGCTGATGACCCTCATTTTGTCGAAGGTGATATAATTGCTATTCCGTAATTTCCAGATTACACATTAATGGGGTTATCTGCTTTGAGACAAACCTTAAATCAAACATTACCCATGGAGACTTCACCCATTACAGTAACACACCATTTGGCCTTAGCCTATTAGCCGATGAATCATCAACATGGTAGTTAATACAGCCAATCAAATTCTGACCCAATAAGTTAACCTAAATGCCAGAGGACCAGTTGTGGAAAATCTGCCTATATTCAAGGACATTCAATACAGCTGGTGCAAAGATTTAATGTAGTTTAGGTCAAAACCAATAGATGTTTGCTCTAATTTTATTATGAATAAAAGGAAAATAAGCGTTTCAGTGCTGATATTCCAATAATTAACTGTTTTTCACAAACAATTTTTCAAACCATCAAAATAATGACTTGTGAACCATTTTTGAGAAATGTTCTCTTATCTGTGTGGCCAAATCTGCCACATACCTGTTCATCTATTAATCAGGGACAGGACCAGGTCAAATCATGTCCTTAAAACTTCTGGCAAATCTACAAACAGTGCACTGACACACTACACTGGTACAGACTTTTGAAACAGATTTGTTCCCTCATCTCCTGTGAAGGTGTAATACTTTGCATGTAAAGCACAAGAAGCATAACTGGTTCatgtaataaataatgattgtaccCAAAATTCCTGCAGTTCTGTCAAGTGTCTgatattttcaattttctttatCCTATTAGAGGCAACATCCAAAGTTGTGAGTTTAATCTGAAaggcaggggtgggggggggggaattacatttattaacatgTTGTGCACCATTCTCTCATTTATCTATAAACAATTTCAGCAGCTCACATTGTTCTCCAGACCCTCCAGGGCATGAATGCCATTGTCACTTAAGTACAACTCACGCAGGTTCACTAGACTTTGAAGACCCTCAATCTTTGTCAGACGATTACTCtgaaggaaaagaaaagaagTCGAATCATTAATGCACATTTACATAAAAGATCTGCACTTAACAGTAAGTCAAGATCCTCACAAcatcttatatatttattttcacatgaaATATTCAAATTGGACAAAGCCATTACATAAAGAACTACAGGTTGATTTTTATGGTTAATCGCCTGCTGGCCATGAACAATCACTCATTTTCAAACCTCACATTAGGAAACTTGTTTTTACACAGAAACATACTGGATAGTTTATAGGATCATTTtagaaagtatatataaaaaaaaaaaaaaaacaacaacaaaaaaacaaaacagtgtgtTAGAAGCAATCTGTAAAATGAATGTCTAGCGACATACTCTAACCTTGCCATACTGTACTGGTAAAACAAAGGAATGAGCATGGACAACAATAAATTCAGAACGCTATAAGTGGCATGACTGGGCACATATTTTGCAGTTTGGAGGGCGCTCGATTGCTCAATGGCTGGAAACAAATTGTCCTGTCTGTATACACAAGTGCTAAGGCTTCAAATGATATCTTTCatatacatactttttttttcctgagttccaattatttatataaaactgcACCTTTACTTGTCAATGTCCCACGACGGTTACTGGGGtaattgtggcttgtgattggtcctcccactcataCCCCCCAACCCTCTCTCGCCATTTAAAAGGTGGTTAACAACATTATTTTAAGCTCAGGGAAAAACAGCAGAAAATAGCAGTGCCCTGGGCTCCTGctaaaggaaagagggccctgcgcTACCAAATTGTAATAggtagtagtgcagctttaaatattTTAAGACTTTGGGAATGCAAGATTAAACGGATTGTCCGTTGGTAAAGGGGTACACAGAAGGGAAACAGATTTTAACAATCAGCAAATTAAGTGTCAGCTCCAGCACAAACCCTATCTACCCCAAGGTAGCAATGTCCCCCAAATTGaattaaagagaaaatataatAGTTTGACTGCAATCTGGTAGAAACTAATGATGCTTGATGACTTTCAGCAGACCATAGCAATTAACTGCCTTCTGTAATCATGGTTAATCCCAATAGAAGTTACCTGCACGCTCAGGACAGTGAGATTTGTTAGTGCTTCCATGTTCTGTAGTTTGGTAATCTTATTTTTTCCAAGAAACAGACTGTCCAGCTCTCCCAATGTATCCAGATTCTCTATCTCCTACAAACACAtaagcataaaaaaaattataatcttTAACACCAAATGCTGTTTATTATGTCCAACAATAAAACAGATACAAGGATAATAATATTTTCCTGATAAGTAATAAACACAGAAAAAAGTTAACTATTAAATTTGCTTAATACATTAAATTTTAGTATGTACAACTGGACAgtatgtacttaaaaaaaaaagttacaaaaaggtaataagaaTGTCTGTAATTATCGTTTTAATTGGTAAACATTTAAAACTTTCATGTGTCTTGGCAGGTTACCTGTGAAATCCACATCATCTGGAGGTACATCATTGCCTGGACATTCTGCCAGAAACCGTGCATGCTATACATACAGGAGGCATTTTTATACACATATAGCAGACTACAAtaacagatacattttttttttaccccagcTAGTGCCCTTCAAAATACTACCATCTCCAATTAACATACATGGGATGCTGCCTCACTAATGAGCAGCTCACCATTATGTTCCCTACCCTGAAACTACTCTATTATTTTACTGCAATCTTTTACCAGTAACTATactttttttctctaaaaatgcCACTGTCCAGTATACGCTTCCATGTAAATCACTCACCCGGATACGGTTTGAGCCTAGTTCCAATAAACGCAACTGTGTTAAACAGCTGAGGTTGTCGATCCGGCCAATCTTGTTGTTCACCAGATACAGACGATGTAGCTGAATCAGAGAATCTAGACCTTCAATTCGTTTCAGCAGGTTGAATGATAGATCCAGGATTCTGCAAGGACATGACTTCGTCACACTGTGTCCAAATGTGCTATGGGGTATGACAACTATAAAGCAAGCATAAAACTTGGTGTGTGGCATGAAAATGCTGGTTGTATCTACACAGAATATATTTCACAAAATGTCTTGTGGGTTTCCTACTGAAAGGGgttattttgttttagaattgCAACAATACAAATCAAGTGATCTTGAGCATGTAAGGAATGATCTGCAGGTCTCATTAATAATGCTTATTATTTTACAAGAGCATTACGCCTAAATTTCCTTCAACTGGGAAGGAGACACAAAAAAGTATGGTTTGCTTACAAACACATGTGCAGTAAATATGCAGCCACAAGTGCAGAGAACATCGTAGTTGAAGATTAGAAGCGTTGCAAGAGCCGAAAAGCTCAAAGCAAAACTCTGTACACAATATATCTATGGTCAATGTACAAAATTGAAAGCCTAACGGATACTACTCTTGGAAATGCATCAATTCTGTGTATACAAGGCAATGCAAATGCTGTCttgcaaaaaaaccaaacaagaaacaaacaataaaactaTGTGATGAACACACCGAGCTGTTACTACTGTGCTTACCATCCACATTACACTGGTCAGACTATAGATTTTTTGTTCTCTGCCCAATCATCTGCTTAGAGACAGCAAAAATATTTGGtttgtcaaaaatattttttacatagcTCTGTGAGGGTGCTGCCCCTACAGAGAGATGCTTGCTAATTGTCTGACCCCAAGGTGACACTGTAGACAAGATATATCTCACTTTTAAAAAAGGGACTGTTCATGGTTAAGGAGACCAATCGAGCTAGAGGGTGATGGGAACTACATAAGAAGATATGGGACCCCAGAAGCCTCCGGTGTGCTCTCTGGATCCCTGGTGGAGAAGATATGAGTGAACCGGGAGCAGTGCCCCACAGCTCTTGTTGGTGGCACTCATCTGATGGAAACTACATCTCCCTGCCACCTGAAGCAAACAATCGCACAGCTGAAGATTTAAAATTTGGCTTTGCCCTACATTAGGAAACTGCTATCCCTGCATTACTGAGGGTCATAAACACAGATAGTAAGTTGCTAAGTGTCAATATAGTACAACTTTAAAGTATTTATTGAATATAGTTGCTGTTGGTTATAGTTGTTTCTGCTCTCTGTAATAATGATACAGTtttatcctctctctctcctgtctgtgtgatcctgaacccctagataccaggacttCCCTTTGGGTTCTGCCCTAACGTCCTTAGTATCCTGTTCGAGAAGAAGAAACCAAAGCTTAAGACTAATTCAGACAGAAACTGGTGGTCTACAACTTCCACGCtttattgttttgctttacttaacCAGGGAGACAACAACAAGACAATGGGTTAGTATTGAGGCATTCCACCTCCTTGCTCCTGCTAAGGTTATCCTTTGGAAGGTAAAATCCCAAGGTTCCAACATCCTAAGTTTGGACCATCCTAGCAATGTTGGTAGAGGTTTAAGCATTTGAAATACTTTGTTTCAATATATGCCTCCTAACCCTTCTAGCACTGAATCCAGATTTTCCTCCAGGGCTTTCTTAGAAATATATCTTAAGCCCTGTCAAAATCTGGAACTTTACAGATGAGCCAGCTGGTGGATACTGAAGGTGTATGGACCTTTGAAGACATACAGTCAAGtctataaatattgggacatcgacacaattctcatattttgggctctatacacaaccacaatggatttgaaatgaaacaaacaagatgtgctgtaactgcagactttcagctttattttgagggaatttacatccaaatcaggtgaacggtgtaggaattacaacggtttctatatgtgcctcccactttttaagggaccaaaagtaatgggacaatgtaaacaatcctacatcaaactttcactttttaatactttgttgcaaattctttgcagtcaattatagcctgaagtctggaaggcatagataTCACCAGACGCGgagtttcatccctggtgatgctctgccaggcctctactgcaaatgtctttagttcttggggcattttctcttcatcaagtgaaatgcatgctcaatcggattcaggtcaggtaattgacttggccattgcataacattccacttgttagccttaaaaaactctttggttgcttttgcagtatgcttcgggtcattgtccatgtGCATTGTGAAGTgctgtccaatgagttctgaagcatttgactgaatatgagtaGATAATATTACCctaaacacttcagaattcatcctgcttcttttgtcagcagtcacatcatcaataaatacaagtaaataaatatacctcatcagttccattggcagccatacatgcccccgccatgacactaccaccaccatgcttcactgatgaggaggtatgttttggatcatgagcagttcctttccttctccatacttttCTCATCACTCTggaacaagttgatctttgtctcatctgtccatagaatgttgttccagaactgtaatggcttttttagatgttgtttgccaaactctaatttggtcttcctgtttttgcgGCTCACAAATgatttacatcttgtggtgaaccctctatattcactcttgtgaagtcttctcttgattgttgactttgacacatatacacctacctcctgcaGAGTGTTATTGATTTGGCCaaatgttgtgaaggggttttacttcaccagggaaaaaattcttctgtcatctacCACAGTTGtattccgtggtcttccgggttttggtgttgctgagctctccggtgccttctttctttttaagaatgttccaaacagttgatttggccacacctaatgtttttgctgtctctctgatgggtttgttttgattttacaGCCTAATgttggcttgcttcactgatagtgacagctctttggatctcatattgagagtcgacagcaacagattccaaatgcaaatgtcacacctagaatcaactccagaccttttacctgcttaattgatgatgaaataacgagggaatagcccacacatgtccatgaaataggttttgagtctattgtcccattacttttggtcccttaaaaagtgggaggcacatatagaaaccgttgtaattaaTACAGCgtttacctgatttggatgtaaattcactcaaattaaagctgaaagtctgcaggtaaagcacatcttgtttgtttcatttcaaatccattgtggtggtgtatagagcccaaaatatgagaattgtgtcgatgtccgaatatttatggacttgactgtacttCCAAATCAGGCAGTTCATTCTTAGCCTAAGCCAAAAACACACTCTCCAAAAAGGAAATTTCTCTGCTCTAACTTATGTTTTACCCACGCACACTGCCCAGTCACTTCATTTAAGAAATGTACAATTTAATCATTGATTTGTCATTTCATTTGGGCACTTTCAAATTTACCTGCAAAACAGAAGATCATCCCTCTATACACAGTTGGCTGTTTCTGGATCTCCGTATTTTTCCAACAACCTCAAAAGTACAGAAACAGAACCAAAGAGCAAATGGGAGAGGGGCCTGTCCGTCATGCTGACTGATTGCACGAGGGCTTGGAAGCTGGATTTCAAGCCACTCAAGCTTGTCTACCTCTCTGCATCCCTCTCCATGGAGCAGTGTACTGACCTCTTCCCTTCCCATATGGACAAAAGACGCAAAACCTAGATCCCTTAGGCGTAGGATCATTAACAGGGAGAAAGGAACTCTTTCCTTTGTGGCCAGGGCAATGATATACCCAGTATGTTACTGAACAGGTCCTCCCCAGAGTATGGGAGAGATTCTAGGGTCCTCTTTGAACTCTGCATCTGCCTCCCAAGCTGAAGCCAGAAGGTGCCAAGACTGCTGAGGCTGAAATTCTACACCCGATGAGCCTCAATATTAATGGCTGCTTTCCCTAGATACTCTGATGCCTCACGGATATGCTCCACTAGGGTTAGTAAATCCCATTTTGGTCTGTCAGATTCCAGATCCTCCACAAATTGCTCTAACTACCTCCCTACCAACTTACTGATCCATGTTGAGGAGAAGCAGGATCTAAGCGAGGCACACTACCGTGTAAACAATCCAAGGGTGGGTAAAATGTTCTTATCCGTGCCATCCCATAGCTTACCAGGGTTCGGCATCAGAATACTGGTGGTTGTGTGTATAGGAGCATCCACCTTAGGCAGGAGAATTTCCATATCCTCGCTAGGGAGTAGAGCAATGTATAGCAATCTGTGTGAGCCTGAAATCTTTGGTCAGGTCTAGCACAAGACTCACTAAGCAGGTCCTCCAACTGAGAGGGTGAAAACAGCGTTTCTTTTTCATCTTTAACAGGGAACTGTCCAGAATCGCAGATCCCTCACTGTCCTTAATCTCAAATGTCTGCCTGACATCAAGGATTAAATCTTCAATTCTCTGCTTTCTGTAGGAAACTTTGCAGAACACTTCAGGGATAGAGCCTTCCACAACTTCCAATTACTCCTGGGAAGTTAACTCAGACTCACACCCTTCCAGAGTCTGGGGAACCCCGGAAAACAAACACTTTCGTAGTCTAGATGTGGCGGTGGCAC encodes the following:
- the PPP1R7 gene encoding protein phosphatase 1 regulatory subunit 7 encodes the protein MAYGGGEVQDMEVDKKRESDESADDEVKEKRVIIDGGVQNGEEPSGDSETPVNLETINLDPEAEDVDLNHMRIGTIQGFEVLKRVKTLCLRQNLIKVIENLEQLVTLNELDLYDNQIRIIQNLENLSQLQILDLSFNLLKRIEGLDSLIQLHRLYLVNNKIGRIDNLSCLTQLRLLELGSNRIREIENLDTLGELDSLFLGKNKITKLQNMEALTNLTVLSVQSNRLTKIEGLQSLVNLRELYLSDNGIHALEGLENNIKLTTLDVASNRIKKIENIRHLTELQEFWMNDNLVENWADLEELSAAKNLQTVYLERNPLQKDNQYRRKIMLALPSVHQIDATFVRF